One Triticum dicoccoides isolate Atlit2015 ecotype Zavitan chromosome 4B, WEW_v2.0, whole genome shotgun sequence genomic window carries:
- the LOC119290840 gene encoding E3 ubiquitin-protein ligase SDIR1-like isoform X2, with amino-acid sequence MSFVFRGSRADIEAGGFPGFATERRAMRIHAGGRPVNSNSLAFLVTVLVLFMVLSSHQMSPNFLLWMVLGVFLLATSLRMYATCQQLQAQAQAHAADGNGFLGRTELRVHVPPTIALASRGRLQSLRLQLALLDREFDDLDYDALRALDTDNSPHAPSMTEEEINTLPVFRYKFQAQQRSTPSRKSDGPSEPLVSSPESGKEKKQDADATSKMTENELTCSVCLEQVVAGDLLRSLPCLHQFHVNCIDPWLRQQGTCPICKHQVSNVWRGAGSGEMDDMV; translated from the exons ATGAGCTTTGTGTTCCGGGGCAGCAGGGCCGACATCGAGGCCGGTGGCTTCCCAGGGTTCGCCACGGAGCGCCGTGCCATG CGGATTCATGCCGGGGGGCGGCCGGTGAACAGCAATTCCTTAGCTTTTCTTGTAACTG TTCTTGTTCTGTTCATGGTACTGAGCTCGCACCAGATGTCTCCGAACTTTTTG CTTTGGATGGTCTTAGGTGTGTTCCTATTGGCCACCAGCCTTAGGATGTACGCTACATGCCAGCAGCTCCAAGCGCAGGCACAAGCTCATGCTGCAGACGGCAACGGCTTCCTTGGACGCACTGAGTTGCGGGTGCATGTCCCGCCAACCATAGCCCTTGCTTCGAGAGGCCGGTTGCAAAGCCTTAGACTCCAACTTGCTCTGCTTGACCGCGAGTTTGATGATTTAG ATTATGATGCTCTCAGAGCGCTAGATACCGACAACAGCCCACATGCTCCTTCTATGACTGAAGAAGAAATAAATACTCTGCCTGTTTTCAGATACAAATTTCAGGCACAGCAGAGGAGCACCCCTTCTCGAAAAAG TGATGGGCCATCTGAACCATTGGTTTCTTCTCCTGAGTCCGGAAAGGAG AAAAAGCAAGATGCAGATGCAACTAGCAAAATGACAGAGAATGAGTTGACGTGCAGTGTTTGCTTAGAGCAAGTTGTTGCGGGTGATCTATTGAGAAGCCTGCCATGCTTGCATCAG TTTCATGTGAACTGCATTGATCCATGGTTGCGCCAACAGGGAACATGCCCGATTTGCAAGCACCAGGTCAGCAACGTGTGGCGTGGCGCCGGCAGCGGTGAAATGGATGACATGGTGTAA
- the LOC119290840 gene encoding E3 ubiquitin-protein ligase SDIR1-like isoform X1 — translation MSFVFRGSRADIEAGGFPGFATERRAMRIHAGGRPVNSNSLAFLVTVLVLFMVLSSHQMSPNFLLWMVLGVFLLATSLRMYATCQQLQAQAQAHAADGNGFLGRTELRVHVPPTIALASRGRLQSLRLQLALLDREFDDLDYDALRALDTDNSPHAPSMTEEEINTLPVFRYKFQAQQRSTPSRKSSDGPSEPLVSSPESGKEKKQDADATSKMTENELTCSVCLEQVVAGDLLRSLPCLHQFHVNCIDPWLRQQGTCPICKHQVSNVWRGAGSGEMDDMV, via the exons ATGAGCTTTGTGTTCCGGGGCAGCAGGGCCGACATCGAGGCCGGTGGCTTCCCAGGGTTCGCCACGGAGCGCCGTGCCATG CGGATTCATGCCGGGGGGCGGCCGGTGAACAGCAATTCCTTAGCTTTTCTTGTAACTG TTCTTGTTCTGTTCATGGTACTGAGCTCGCACCAGATGTCTCCGAACTTTTTG CTTTGGATGGTCTTAGGTGTGTTCCTATTGGCCACCAGCCTTAGGATGTACGCTACATGCCAGCAGCTCCAAGCGCAGGCACAAGCTCATGCTGCAGACGGCAACGGCTTCCTTGGACGCACTGAGTTGCGGGTGCATGTCCCGCCAACCATAGCCCTTGCTTCGAGAGGCCGGTTGCAAAGCCTTAGACTCCAACTTGCTCTGCTTGACCGCGAGTTTGATGATTTAG ATTATGATGCTCTCAGAGCGCTAGATACCGACAACAGCCCACATGCTCCTTCTATGACTGAAGAAGAAATAAATACTCTGCCTGTTTTCAGATACAAATTTCAGGCACAGCAGAGGAGCACCCCTTCTCGAAAAAG TAGTGATGGGCCATCTGAACCATTGGTTTCTTCTCCTGAGTCCGGAAAGGAG AAAAAGCAAGATGCAGATGCAACTAGCAAAATGACAGAGAATGAGTTGACGTGCAGTGTTTGCTTAGAGCAAGTTGTTGCGGGTGATCTATTGAGAAGCCTGCCATGCTTGCATCAG TTTCATGTGAACTGCATTGATCCATGGTTGCGCCAACAGGGAACATGCCCGATTTGCAAGCACCAGGTCAGCAACGTGTGGCGTGGCGCCGGCAGCGGTGAAATGGATGACATGGTGTAA